A section of the Paenibacillus yonginensis genome encodes:
- the hfq gene encoding RNA chaperone Hfq, protein MNKSINIQDTFLNQLRKESIPVTVFLTNGFQIRGTVKAFDSFTIVIDSDGRQQMVYKHAISTFQPQRNVSLMQEQEG, encoded by the coding sequence ATGAACAAGTCCATTAACATCCAAGATACGTTCTTGAACCAATTGCGCAAAGAGAGCATCCCGGTTACCGTCTTTTTGACTAACGGTTTCCAAATCAGAGGAACAGTTAAAGCGTTTGACAGCTTTACGATTGTCATCGACAGCGATGGCCGTCAGCAAATGGTTTACAAGCATGCCATTTCCACCTTCCAGCCGCAGCGCAATGTTTCGCTGATGCAGGAGCAGGAAGGCTAA
- a CDS encoding PBP1A family penicillin-binding protein → MPTDRPSRMERNHKKPDKMSDQPKGRKKKKRLNGRMIFWTSFFTIAIAVICGIIGYLFITVNGEKLLDANRDKLVVNGPTQVFDRSGKLMGEMSVETSDPVESQDIPKLLKMAFVATEDKRFYEHSGVDFWSIGRAAVKDVVARSMVEGGSTITQQLAKNIFLTRDKTFFRKATEMSIAMALERQLSKDEILTMYLNRINFGGTTYGIKAASEKYFGISDLNKLEIWQMATLAAMPKGPSAYNPLRHPEASTARRAVVLDLMYDQGLITAEQRDHAKKVVYDYQPPSKQQNYLAFLDYVMDEAEDVMPDLTEDDLVRGGYKIYTTMDAQAQKAVEKAFANDDLFEKSVDDQPVQAAMMIMNHENGSILALLGGRDYERKGFSRINSRRQPGSSFKPIVAYAPALESGKFTMDSQLSNEKQCFSNYCPTNLHGYSKTIGMTEAITKSENIPAVWLLNQIGVKTGVSYAEKMGIKLDKNDNNLAIALGGLTQGTTVKEMAAAYSVFGNEGRYNEPYSIKQVVNQEGTVVYQHGNPQQKKVLSADTAYYMTKMMQDVISDGTGKNAKLGDRPLAGKTGTTQSGISGSSRNRDAWFVGYTPEWTAAVWMGYDKPDKNHLLKGSSGEAAKLFSTVMKEALQGVPIKDFPTPSDLTKSTPEPTESAPQGVTGLSGSYDHSTGTVKLSWSAPADQTDGGEYRIYRKASGEQDFSLLMSVLTTDAEDLSVAPGTTYQYYVSYYDKNSGQESEGSNKVEVEVPQEEPPASEEPTPDESTPDESTWPGGQPSDGEFNPPPPQSGEPDETGNGGDTGQGQGQGQGQGQVEPPASNTPGRGGGRGPSFDPGQGSGQGNGQSGQGTGTTGNPDQGAATGTGNDTDTGSDTLGNP, encoded by the coding sequence ATGCCGACAGACAGACCGTCGAGAATGGAACGCAACCATAAGAAGCCGGACAAAATGTCGGATCAGCCGAAGGGCAGGAAGAAAAAGAAACGCCTGAACGGCCGAATGATTTTTTGGACCTCGTTTTTTACAATAGCTATAGCCGTAATTTGTGGAATCATTGGTTATCTGTTTATTACGGTTAACGGCGAGAAGCTTCTGGATGCGAACAGAGATAAACTGGTTGTTAACGGACCGACCCAGGTCTTTGACCGCAGCGGCAAATTAATGGGTGAAATGTCTGTGGAGACAAGTGATCCTGTAGAAAGCCAGGATATTCCGAAGCTGCTCAAGATGGCGTTTGTGGCCACGGAGGATAAACGGTTCTATGAACACAGCGGCGTTGATTTCTGGTCAATCGGCCGGGCGGCCGTCAAGGACGTTGTGGCGCGCAGCATGGTTGAAGGCGGAAGTACCATTACGCAGCAGCTGGCCAAAAACATCTTTCTGACCCGGGACAAAACCTTCTTCCGGAAAGCGACCGAAATGTCGATTGCCATGGCGCTTGAACGGCAGCTTTCTAAAGATGAAATTTTAACCATGTATTTGAACCGGATTAATTTCGGGGGAACAACTTATGGCATAAAGGCCGCTTCTGAAAAATATTTTGGGATCTCCGATCTGAACAAGCTGGAGATTTGGCAGATGGCAACCTTGGCGGCGATGCCGAAAGGACCGTCGGCTTATAATCCGCTCCGGCATCCGGAAGCTTCTACAGCCCGCCGGGCTGTAGTGCTGGATTTGATGTATGACCAGGGGCTTATCACGGCCGAGCAGCGGGATCATGCCAAAAAGGTGGTTTACGATTACCAGCCGCCGTCCAAACAGCAGAATTATCTGGCCTTCCTTGACTATGTCATGGATGAAGCCGAAGACGTCATGCCGGATCTTACCGAAGACGATCTGGTGCGCGGCGGGTATAAAATTTATACCACGATGGATGCCCAGGCTCAGAAAGCGGTCGAGAAGGCGTTTGCCAACGATGATCTGTTTGAGAAAAGTGTTGATGACCAGCCGGTTCAGGCGGCTATGATGATTATGAACCATGAGAATGGCAGCATTCTGGCCCTGCTTGGCGGACGTGATTACGAACGTAAAGGCTTCAGCCGCATTAACAGTCGCAGACAGCCGGGTTCGTCCTTTAAACCGATAGTGGCTTATGCTCCGGCTTTGGAGAGCGGCAAATTTACAATGGATTCACAGCTCAGCAATGAGAAGCAGTGCTTCAGCAATTACTGTCCAACCAACCTGCACGGGTATTCCAAGACGATCGGGATGACCGAAGCGATCACGAAATCGGAAAATATTCCTGCCGTCTGGCTGCTGAACCAGATCGGGGTCAAGACGGGTGTTTCTTACGCGGAGAAAATGGGGATCAAGCTGGACAAAAATGACAACAACCTGGCCATTGCTCTTGGAGGTCTGACTCAAGGGACTACTGTCAAGGAGATGGCGGCTGCTTACAGCGTTTTTGGCAATGAAGGTCGTTATAACGAGCCTTATTCCATTAAACAGGTTGTCAATCAAGAAGGAACGGTTGTGTACCAGCACGGCAATCCGCAGCAGAAGAAAGTGCTCAGCGCGGATACGGCTTATTACATGACCAAAATGATGCAGGACGTAATTTCCGATGGTACTGGCAAAAACGCCAAACTCGGCGACCGGCCGCTCGCCGGTAAAACCGGTACAACGCAAAGCGGCATCTCCGGCAGCAGCCGAAACCGCGACGCCTGGTTCGTCGGCTATACGCCGGAATGGACAGCGGCGGTCTGGATGGGGTATGACAAGCCGGATAAAAACCACCTGCTGAAAGGAAGCAGCGGCGAGGCCGCCAAGCTGTTCAGCACGGTCATGAAAGAGGCGCTTCAAGGCGTGCCGATCAAGGATTTTCCAACTCCGTCCGATTTAACGAAGTCTACACCAGAGCCGACAGAAAGTGCGCCACAAGGCGTAACGGGACTGAGCGGTTCCTATGATCATTCTACCGGTACGGTCAAACTTAGCTGGAGCGCGCCGGCAGACCAGACGGACGGCGGCGAATACCGCATTTACCGCAAGGCGTCCGGAGAGCAGGATTTCTCCCTGCTAATGAGCGTGCTGACGACCGATGCCGAGGATTTAAGCGTCGCGCCTGGAACAACTTATCAATATTATGTATCCTATTATGATAAGAACAGCGGTCAGGAAAGCGAAGGCTCCAATAAAGTGGAAGTTGAAGTCCCGCAGGAAGAACCTCCGGCATCCGAGGAACCAACTCCTGACGAAAGCACTCCTGATGAGAGCACTTGGCCGGGAGGACAGCCGTCGGATGGGGAATTCAATCCGCCGCCGCCGCAGTCGGGCGAACCTGATGAAACCGGCAATGGCGGAGATACGGGACAAGGGCAGGGCCAAGGACAAGGACAAGGTCAAGTTGAGCCTCCTGCCTCGAATACGCCCGGACGCGGCGGCGGGAGAGGCCCTTCTTTTGACCCGGGTCAAGGCAGCGGTCAGGGGAATGGACAGAGCGGACAGGGAACCGGGACAACGGGTAATCCGGACCAAGGGGCCGCTACAGGAACCGGAAACGATACGGATACGGGTTCGGACACACTGGGGAATCCATAA
- a CDS encoding DUF402 domain-containing protein, whose product MKRKFGDRANWRRVTQRKFASRYVENPYFSGYITLYGIEALREPLWKTYGRHTFRIADKGYSWLQYYPKDAHYIITAMFDDRNEIVEWYIDICKNQGVTDQGVPWFDDLYLDIVVLRNGEVFLLDQDELDDALGRKVITPRDYGLATQTAREVLHMIDAHVFPYFLMSLNHCRQGFELDELWFGESGGVQ is encoded by the coding sequence ATGAAACGAAAATTCGGAGACCGCGCGAACTGGAGGCGCGTCACACAGCGCAAGTTCGCTTCCCGGTATGTTGAGAATCCTTATTTCTCCGGATACATTACGTTATACGGTATTGAGGCGCTGAGAGAACCCCTTTGGAAGACCTATGGAAGACACACCTTCCGTATTGCCGACAAAGGTTATTCCTGGCTGCAGTATTACCCCAAAGACGCGCATTATATTATAACGGCGATGTTTGATGACCGGAATGAAATAGTGGAATGGTATATTGATATATGTAAGAATCAAGGTGTTACGGATCAGGGAGTCCCGTGGTTTGACGATCTGTACCTGGATATTGTTGTGCTGCGCAACGGAGAAGTGTTCCTGCTCGATCAGGACGAGCTTGACGATGCGCTGGGCCGGAAAGTCATTACGCCGCGCGATTATGGACTGGCTACCCAAACCGCCAGAGAGGTGCTCCACATGATTGACGCCCATGTGTTTCCTTATTTCCTGATGTCGCTGAATCATTGCAGACAAGGTTTTGAGCTTGATGAGCTGTGGTTTGGCGAAAGTGGAGGCGTGCAATGA
- the miaA gene encoding tRNA (adenosine(37)-N6)-dimethylallyltransferase MiaA, with translation MTAESGVHKPNLLVLVGPTAVGKTKLSIELAKSFSCEIISGDSMQVYRGMDIGTAKISEQEMEGVPHHLIDVLEPDDAFSVARFQSACAELIPAITARGKLPFIVGGTGLYVESVCYEYQFSEAEADEAFRQEQQRFADEHGTEALHAKLAAVDPGSAAKLHPNDVRRVIRALEIYHLTGQTLSNQLAGQQKVSPYELCIIGLTMDRQLLYKRIEDRIDLMLEQGLVEEVRSLLDKGYSRDLVSLQGLGYKEIAEHLLDGLPLGEAVIKLKRDTRHFAKRQLSWFRHMKDIHWIDVTHGENFPDHLAEIRAIIAGKFGIPLEYINKH, from the coding sequence TTGACCGCTGAATCAGGCGTACATAAACCTAATTTGCTGGTTCTGGTTGGCCCTACGGCGGTAGGAAAAACCAAACTCAGCATAGAGCTTGCCAAATCTTTTTCGTGCGAGATTATTTCCGGCGATTCAATGCAGGTTTACCGTGGTATGGATATTGGGACTGCTAAAATTAGCGAGCAAGAAATGGAAGGCGTGCCGCACCATCTCATCGATGTGCTGGAGCCGGATGACGCTTTCTCCGTAGCCCGCTTCCAGAGCGCCTGCGCGGAGCTGATTCCGGCGATCACGGCCCGTGGTAAACTCCCGTTCATTGTGGGCGGGACCGGCTTGTACGTGGAGTCCGTATGCTACGAATATCAGTTCTCGGAAGCCGAAGCGGACGAAGCTTTCAGGCAGGAGCAGCAGCGGTTTGCCGATGAGCACGGAACGGAGGCGCTGCATGCGAAATTAGCCGCCGTTGATCCGGGATCAGCCGCCAAGCTGCACCCGAATGATGTAAGACGGGTGATCCGGGCTTTGGAAATCTATCATCTGACCGGTCAGACGTTATCGAACCAGCTGGCCGGCCAGCAGAAGGTTTCCCCTTATGAATTATGCATCATCGGTTTGACAATGGACCGTCAATTGCTATATAAACGAATTGAGGACCGGATCGACCTGATGCTTGAACAAGGTTTGGTAGAAGAGGTAAGATCGCTGCTTGACAAAGGCTACTCACGCGATTTGGTGTCCCTGCAAGGGCTCGGATACAAGGAGATTGCCGAGCATCTTCTGGATGGCTTGCCGCTGGGAGAAGCCGTTATCAAATTGAAGCGGGATACCCGGCATTTTGCCAAGCGCCAGCTGTCCTGGTTTCGTCACATGAAGGACATCCACTGGATCGATGTGACGCATGGTGAAAACTTTCCGGACCATTTGGCCGAGATCCGTGCTATAATAGCAGGAAAGTTCGGGATTCCTCTTGAATATATCAACAAACACTAA
- a CDS encoding class I SAM-dependent methyltransferase, protein MIITTGEHESPKTVSRAMELAESEPGALYVRRAGRSLEELRTRYGDKDILVILENGVRLAGEAERPMDFHPSMSYVRAKRVLKGDKDLMLEAARVAPGDVVVDCTAGLGADAMMFAVGTGEQGKVIALESSFPLYMLLKEGLRTYRAKVEAFNEALKRIEARHTDHLEGLRAMPDKSADIVYFDPMFRDPTLESSSISPLRAYANGEPLSLAAIAEARRVARKTVVLKEKRDSGEFERLGFATPERNRTKITYGVMHLDR, encoded by the coding sequence TTGATCATAACAACCGGAGAGCACGAATCTCCGAAGACAGTAAGCAGGGCTATGGAACTGGCCGAATCGGAGCCAGGAGCGTTGTATGTCCGCAGAGCCGGACGCTCGCTGGAAGAGCTTAGAACCCGTTACGGAGACAAGGATATACTGGTCATTCTGGAGAACGGGGTCAGGCTGGCCGGGGAAGCGGAACGGCCGATGGACTTTCATCCGAGTATGTCCTATGTCCGCGCCAAACGGGTGCTGAAAGGCGACAAGGACCTGATGCTCGAAGCCGCGCGTGTGGCTCCGGGCGATGTTGTTGTCGATTGCACGGCCGGTCTCGGCGCCGATGCAATGATGTTTGCGGTGGGCACGGGCGAGCAGGGGAAAGTGATCGCTCTGGAAAGCTCTTTCCCCCTGTATATGCTGCTCAAAGAAGGGCTGCGGACCTACCGGGCCAAGGTCGAAGCGTTTAATGAGGCGCTTAAGCGGATCGAGGCGCGCCATACGGATCATTTGGAGGGCCTCAGAGCAATGCCGGACAAAAGCGCAGACATTGTCTATTTCGATCCAATGTTCCGCGATCCGACGCTGGAATCTTCTTCAATCTCCCCGCTTCGGGCTTATGCCAACGGCGAGCCATTGTCGCTTGCGGCGATTGCGGAAGCAAGGCGGGTAGCCCGCAAGACGGTTGTGCTGAAAGAGAAAAGGGACAGCGGCGAGTTTGAACGGCTGGGCTTCGCGACCCCTGAGCGGAACCGCACCAAAATTACGTACGGAGTGATGCATCTTGACCGCTGA
- a CDS encoding YdcF family protein — MSRRGQSVRPLGTGDKKLLYRSLAKGGGLLLLLLAVWLAYAALQVESERSKEPEERADVGIVLGAALWNDYPSPGLEERLDRAIQDYRAGKFPYLIVSGGLDHPSAKRTEAEGMALYLEMRGIPGDRILLENKATSTYENLLFSQRMMKERDMKTAIIITHDFHGRRSLEIARSLNYKWPQLSLVHSRVLNEGYNKTREVLAYTKWKLQQIAMVFT; from the coding sequence ATGAGCAGGCGAGGACAATCAGTTCGCCCACTGGGGACCGGAGACAAGAAGTTGTTGTACCGCTCGCTGGCAAAAGGCGGAGGACTGCTCCTGCTGCTGCTGGCTGTATGGCTGGCTTATGCCGCCCTCCAGGTCGAAAGCGAACGCAGCAAGGAACCCGAAGAACGTGCCGACGTCGGCATCGTGCTCGGAGCAGCTTTATGGAACGATTACCCCAGCCCTGGGCTGGAGGAAAGGCTGGACCGAGCGATTCAAGATTACCGTGCGGGGAAATTTCCCTATTTGATCGTCAGCGGCGGTTTGGACCACCCTTCCGCTAAACGAACGGAAGCCGAAGGGATGGCTTTATATCTGGAAATGCGCGGCATTCCGGGTGATCGCATTTTACTGGAGAACAAAGCTACAAGCACTTATGAGAATCTGCTGTTCAGCCAGCGCATGATGAAGGAACGGGACATGAAGACCGCTATTATTATTACTCATGATTTCCACGGTCGCCGCTCCTTGGAGATTGCAAGATCGCTGAACTACAAATGGCCGCAGCTCTCGCTGGTTCACTCGAGGGTTCTGAACGAAGGTTATAACAAAACCAGGGAAGTGCTTGCCTACACCAAATGGAAGCTGCAGCAGATCGCTATGGTCTTCACCTGA
- the hflX gene encoding GTPase HflX — MKQTTYDTNQLIPDRAILVSLITDEVKKSGLDSDYSLEELKNLAETAGVEVRGQLVQNKETPDSRFFLGKGKVDELAELISEYGANTAIFDQELSGAQVRNLEEKLDVKIIDRTQLILDIFAQRAKTREGIIQVELAQLSYLLPRLSGHGKNLSRLGGGIGTRGPGESKLETDRRHIRGRISDLKHQLEEVTRHRKLHRMRRKETGIVQVALVGYTNAGKSTLLKQLTEADVYVENQLFATLDPTTRNLVLPSGQEIVLTDTVGFIQNLPHDLVASFRATLEEAIEADLILHVVDASAENREEQMRVVGEILNELGAGDKPQIVLYNKKDLCRPEQLEMLPATGASLKISAYDEEDLKKVAAAIQEHLTGETLTFRLPAGQGELGALIHRVGKVEAQETDEDYVIYRVLLNQGDYLKEKHKLEPFRVK, encoded by the coding sequence ATGAAACAGACGACCTACGATACGAACCAGCTTATTCCGGACAGAGCCATCCTCGTTAGCTTGATTACGGATGAAGTCAAAAAAAGCGGCCTGGATTCGGATTACTCGCTTGAGGAACTGAAGAACCTGGCTGAAACGGCCGGCGTTGAAGTGAGGGGCCAATTGGTGCAAAATAAAGAAACACCGGATTCCCGCTTTTTCCTTGGCAAAGGCAAGGTTGATGAGCTTGCAGAGCTTATCAGCGAGTATGGAGCCAATACGGCAATCTTTGATCAGGAGTTGTCCGGCGCTCAGGTGCGCAACCTGGAGGAGAAGCTGGACGTCAAAATTATTGACCGGACCCAGCTGATCCTGGATATCTTTGCCCAGCGGGCCAAAACCCGTGAAGGGATCATTCAGGTGGAGCTGGCGCAGCTGTCTTACCTGCTGCCGCGTTTGTCAGGGCACGGGAAGAACCTTTCCCGGCTTGGCGGCGGGATCGGGACAAGAGGTCCGGGGGAAAGCAAACTCGAAACGGATCGGCGCCATATCCGCGGCCGGATCAGCGACTTGAAGCATCAGCTCGAAGAGGTGACCCGGCACCGCAAGCTGCACCGGATGCGGCGCAAGGAAACGGGCATCGTGCAGGTAGCGCTCGTCGGTTATACGAATGCGGGCAAGTCGACGCTGCTCAAGCAGCTTACGGAGGCAGATGTTTACGTAGAGAACCAGCTGTTTGCCACACTCGACCCGACAACACGAAACCTGGTCCTGCCAAGCGGCCAAGAAATTGTTTTGACCGATACGGTCGGATTTATTCAGAATTTGCCTCATGATCTGGTTGCTTCGTTCCGGGCTACCCTGGAGGAAGCAATTGAAGCGGACCTGATCCTGCATGTGGTGGATGCTTCGGCCGAGAATCGGGAAGAACAGATGCGGGTGGTCGGAGAGATTTTGAATGAATTGGGAGCCGGGGACAAACCGCAAATTGTCCTCTATAACAAAAAGGACCTATGCAGGCCTGAGCAGCTGGAAATGCTGCCTGCTACCGGGGCTTCACTGAAGATCAGCGCATATGATGAAGAGGATTTGAAGAAGGTAGCGGCTGCGATTCAAGAGCATTTGACCGGTGAAACGTTAACCTTCAGGCTGCCGGCAGGACAAGGTGAGCTTGGGGCGTTGATTCATCGGGTCGGCAAGGTGGAGGCGCAGGAAACGGACGAAGATTACGTGATCTATCGTGTTCTGCTGAATCAGGGCGATTACCTGAAGGAGAAACATAAGCTTGAACCTTTCAGAGTAAAGTGA
- the mutL gene encoding DNA mismatch repair endonuclease MutL has protein sequence MGKIQVLDEHIANQIAAGEVVERPASVIKELIENSIDAGATKIEVSVEEGGLDSIRITDNGSGIDPEDCETAFYRHATSKLSSSRDLYQIRTLGFRGEALPSIAAVAKVKLLTANSDSGLGREVVIEGGNLKSSEDAPAPQGTDITVKELFYNTPARLKYMKTIQTELGHISDVVYRQALAHPEIGFVLRHNGNLLLQTQGNGDLLQVIASIYGNNAARSMLSISAEDPDYRITGYIGRPELTRSNRAGMSTIVNGRFIRNPALQQAILRAYHTLLPIGRYPLLVLELKMHPSLVDVNVHPAKLEVRFSKEAELTAFVEAAIKETLSQEVLIPQVVKQKISRGSSNSVIQEQFHFSAPSAAPFGDSASEAGRTRPGQAGIDGAAEPDRPGSGSAGEPFPGGQGTPPESEAAPDLTGEAAQAGLAPPGDKGYAGNAQSASLNEQVREQAAAAQAYPYPDYAQLDGYGNPDSAYRSQQPAGQSAVRPAGGTVQNRSGGGAKPSASGSVNRNPAVPAAAGRLYESPAEQAGLPAFPELTYIGQHHGTYLIANNDTGLYLIDQHAAHERVNYEYFYEKFGAPADASQELLLPITIEFTPSESAKLKERLHWFEQVGVVLEHFGGQTFRVVSLPYWFPQGEEAALVEEMAEWVLNERTIDLAKLREKSSILVSCKASIKANQKLTEDEANTLLKRLAACRQPYTCPHGRPIVVSFTSYDLEKLFKRVM, from the coding sequence ATGGGGAAAATTCAAGTGCTGGACGAGCATATCGCCAACCAGATCGCCGCGGGCGAAGTGGTTGAGCGGCCGGCATCCGTGATCAAGGAGCTGATTGAGAACTCCATAGACGCCGGAGCGACCAAAATCGAGGTCAGCGTCGAGGAAGGCGGACTGGACAGCATCCGGATTACCGATAATGGTTCGGGGATTGATCCGGAGGACTGCGAGACGGCGTTTTACCGACATGCCACCAGCAAGCTGAGCAGCAGCCGCGATCTGTATCAGATCCGCACGCTCGGCTTCCGGGGGGAGGCGCTGCCGAGTATCGCGGCGGTGGCCAAGGTCAAATTGCTTACAGCGAACAGCGACAGCGGGCTGGGACGCGAGGTGGTCATCGAAGGCGGAAATCTGAAGTCTTCTGAAGACGCCCCGGCCCCGCAAGGCACGGATATTACGGTGAAGGAATTATTTTACAATACTCCGGCAAGGCTGAAATACATGAAGACGATTCAAACGGAGCTGGGACACATTTCCGATGTGGTGTACCGGCAGGCGCTGGCGCATCCGGAGATCGGCTTCGTGCTGCGTCACAACGGAAACCTGCTGCTTCAGACGCAGGGGAACGGGGATTTGCTTCAGGTTATCGCGTCGATTTATGGGAATAACGCGGCGAGAAGCATGCTGAGCATTTCCGCAGAAGACCCGGATTACCGGATTACTGGCTATATCGGGCGGCCCGAGCTGACCCGGTCCAACCGGGCAGGCATGTCGACGATCGTTAATGGCCGGTTTATTCGCAACCCGGCGCTGCAGCAGGCGATCCTGCGGGCTTACCATACCCTGCTGCCGATCGGCCGCTACCCGCTGCTGGTGCTGGAGCTGAAGATGCATCCTTCGCTGGTGGACGTCAACGTGCATCCGGCCAAGCTGGAGGTGCGGTTCAGCAAGGAGGCCGAACTGACGGCTTTTGTCGAAGCGGCTATTAAGGAGACGTTGTCTCAGGAAGTGCTGATTCCGCAGGTCGTCAAGCAGAAGATCAGCAGGGGCAGCAGCAATTCCGTCATTCAGGAGCAGTTCCATTTCTCCGCCCCTTCTGCGGCACCGTTTGGCGATTCCGCTTCGGAGGCAGGCCGGACTCGGCCTGGTCAAGCAGGAATAGATGGAGCTGCGGAGCCCGACCGACCCGGTTCAGGCTCGGCTGGAGAGCCATTTCCAGGAGGGCAAGGGACGCCGCCGGAATCGGAAGCGGCACCGGATCTGACCGGAGAAGCGGCCCAAGCCGGACTTGCGCCGCCGGGAGACAAAGGATATGCAGGCAATGCGCAATCAGCCAGCCTAAATGAGCAGGTACGTGAGCAGGCTGCAGCGGCGCAGGCTTATCCTTATCCTGACTATGCTCAGCTTGACGGCTACGGGAACCCGGATTCCGCCTACCGCTCCCAGCAGCCGGCAGGCCAATCAGCGGTTCGGCCTGCCGGAGGAACGGTGCAGAACCGGAGCGGAGGGGGCGCGAAGCCTTCTGCTTCCGGTTCTGTGAACCGCAATCCGGCTGTTCCCGCAGCGGCCGGGCGGCTGTATGAATCCCCGGCGGAGCAGGCCGGCCTGCCGGCTTTTCCGGAGTTGACTTATATCGGGCAGCACCACGGAACTTATCTGATTGCAAATAACGATACCGGGCTTTATTTGATTGACCAGCATGCCGCCCATGAACGGGTCAATTACGAATATTTCTATGAGAAGTTTGGAGCGCCGGCCGATGCTTCACAGGAGCTGCTGCTGCCGATCACCATCGAATTTACGCCATCGGAAAGCGCCAAGCTGAAAGAACGGCTGCATTGGTTCGAGCAGGTGGGGGTTGTGCTGGAGCATTTCGGCGGCCAGACCTTCCGCGTCGTATCGCTTCCTTATTGGTTCCCGCAGGGCGAAGAGGCGGCGCTTGTGGAGGAAATGGCCGAATGGGTGCTGAATGAACGGACGATTGATCTGGCCAAGCTGAGGGAGAAATCTTCGATTCTCGTCTCCTGCAAAGCCTCAATCAAAGCCAACCAGAAGCTGACGGAGGATGAGGCGAACACGCTGCTGAAGCGGCTTGCCGCCTGCCGTCAGCCTTATACGTGTCCGCACGGCCGGCCGATTGTCGTCTCCTTCACCAGCTATGATCTGGAGAAGCTGTTCAAGCGCGTGATGTAA
- a CDS encoding AAA family ATPase, with protein MQGRAMAGSGRSDERPSRQINVILRNSEPPVISQAVPDAETAPLSAEKQQQGAFAEIRKELEQLVGLDNIKTLVYEIFALLQVARLRSDAGLLSEAQVFHMVFRGNPGTGKTTVARIVAKLFQKMGVLSKGHLIEAERADLVGEYIGHTAQKTRDLVKKAMGGILFIDEAYSLARGGEKDFGKEAIDTLVKAMEDHKNQFILILAGYSDEMEFFLDTNPGLPSRFPIQIDFPDYSIDQLIQISEMMAKERDYILMPQAILKLKQHLLTEKLESPHAFSNARYVRNVIERSIRQQAVRLLNQYGGSSPGKLELMTIRTEDLKVEVKAEKKPGLP; from the coding sequence ATGCAAGGGCGTGCCATGGCCGGCAGCGGACGCTCTGACGAAAGACCGTCCAGACAAATCAATGTAATTTTGCGCAATTCCGAACCGCCCGTCATATCCCAAGCTGTTCCGGATGCGGAAACCGCGCCTTTGTCTGCAGAGAAGCAGCAGCAGGGAGCTTTTGCGGAGATCCGCAAAGAGCTGGAGCAGCTTGTTGGTCTAGACAATATCAAAACCCTGGTTTATGAGATTTTTGCTTTGCTTCAGGTTGCCCGGCTGCGTTCGGATGCGGGACTGCTGTCGGAGGCCCAGGTCTTCCATATGGTATTCCGCGGCAATCCGGGAACGGGGAAAACGACCGTCGCCCGCATTGTTGCGAAGCTTTTTCAGAAGATGGGGGTGCTCTCCAAAGGGCATTTGATTGAAGCGGAACGCGCAGATCTGGTAGGCGAATACATCGGACATACAGCCCAGAAGACCCGGGACCTCGTCAAGAAAGCGATGGGCGGCATTCTGTTTATTGATGAGGCGTACAGCCTGGCCCGGGGCGGAGAGAAGGACTTTGGCAAAGAAGCGATAGATACGCTGGTTAAGGCGATGGAGGATCATAAAAATCAGTTCATTCTGATCCTGGCCGGATATTCGGATGAAATGGAATTTTTCCTCGACACCAATCCGGGGCTTCCGTCGCGTTTCCCGATTCAGATTGATTTCCCGGACTATTCGATTGACCAGCTGATCCAGATTTCCGAAATGATGGCGAAGGAACGCGATTATATTTTGATGCCGCAGGCGATACTCAAACTGAAGCAGCATTTGCTGACGGAGAAGTTGGAAAGCCCGCATGCGTTCAGCAATGCGAGGTATGTTCGCAATGTCATTGAACGTTCCATCCGGCAGCAGGCCGTACGGCTGCTTAATCAATATGGCGGATCTTCACCGGGCAAGCTGGAGCTGATGACCATCCGAACGGAGGATTTGAAGGTTGAGGTGAAGGCGGAGAAGAAACCGGGGCTGCCCTGA